AAGCAGGTCCACGAAAAGCCCTTGGCAAGAAAGATCAAAGAAAATCCTAAAGCATTAAATACAAATCAGTCTACTGAACAATCTTCTCATAAGCTATTGTATAGGCCCGACCTTTCAAAATATCTCATAGCAaaccttgcactttttaaaaatctgcactCTCTGCAATTGTAATGTTATAACACTTTAACACAATGTTCCaaactcttatagaaacatagaaattagatgcaggagtaggtcattcggccctttgagcctgcaccgccattcaatatgatcatggctgatcattataTTGTTCTCTGTGCACTACTGTTGTACCGGTGTATGGCTTGGTTGTACTTGTGTTGTATTTCACTTTGTAGCATGcaagcaaagtttttcactatctTGTACGCGACAAAAATAAACCAGTACCATTAGCTTTTGGTGATATACATTTTGGATCCTAAATGTTCTCTATATTGCTCGGGTGCAGAGGTTAATATAATTTATTAAATGCCACAGGTATCAGGAATCCAGAGtagactcttaaaaatagcagtcaggggatatggggagaaggcaggaatgggtaactgattggggatgatcagccatgatcacattgaatggcggtgctggctcgaagggctgaacggcctactcctgcacctattgtctacagacGACATCATACTTACCACTAATTTAATCTGCATGtgatttggtccatgtccctacATATTGATGTACTTTCATCTGTGCCTCTGTGGATCATGACTCTTTCTTCTTCCAGGTTACCCTAGTACAGAAATCTGGTAAAAAAAAATGCCACACCCCCTCACAGAAAATGATCTACTGCCTCCTACTTTTCAGCCTGATACCAACACAAGCCACAAAAATTCACTCCAGTTTATGCAGTATTTGCTAATAATCTCTTGTACCAGCAAGACATTCATTTCAAACGTACAGCTCTCTCATTCTCCTGTGGCCCCATTTGTGATCAGTTTGCTTATGAAGAGCCACTACCTTCgtgtaaatgtggataaatgtgcatGCAATCCCATCACTGGGACAAAATAATTACTGACACTTACCATATTGAAAACTACTTGTACAGATTTATTTACAGATAAAATTAAGTACAAATGCATTCAGTTAAAATGCAGCCCGAAACAAAACACGGCAACTCTAGATTAGCTGCTTAACAGCACCTCAACGCAAATCTCCAATGATATTATTTGAAGAGTGTATAACGTCCCATTCATTTGCCGATGCAATGGGGAGACCTAATTGAAGACCACACAAGTCTTTGAATTATAAGGGCATAGTTTGGTTAAATACAGAAACACAACTGTACAAAGCAACTGCTCTGATTTAGCCAAAGCAAAAAAAATGGTTTTACCATTGATGTCAGCATAATTGCAAAATAGAGTTTCTACTTGTATTTACCCAAAGTTCCCTTCATATAATTCCTTTAAGTAAACAAATCAAAGTGCTAACAGTTTCAACACTTAAGTAGTGGAGGATGGAACGGAAGATTCAGGTATGGACTCCGTGGTGTTTGACAATAAAGTAATTAAATAATGTACACTTACGGTTCAAACTGCAGATTCTCCTTCTTGTGCCTTCAGACCCACAGGGGAAGGTTTGGTGCAGATGCCATTTGATAAAAATCAGCTACACTCTGCATTCACACACACTGCATTAATGGTAGGTCACATGCTTTTCTTTTCCTCAATTCCTTCGCATGGTAAAAGTTAATTTCCATTCATAACCACACgtaatttaaaacgtttcacagaaATTAAATTGACAATTTATGTACAACGAAAAGGTTGCAAAGTATCAAGTTTAACTCCACGTTAAACTGTTGTGTAAATTattcatacaaacacacacaattGACAAAATAACTGAAgtaaaatgcaaaatgctataGCAGCAATACAGTATCATGGTTTGCCTTGTACCAGACAGACATGTGCAGTAAACCCATCCTTTCACATTCAACAAGTGTTTTTCTTAAATAAATACCCACCCATTGTTGCTTGGAAATTCAGATTAAAATGCAGGCCTGCTTATTCAATCAAACCTAGGCCAAACTTACTATGTTTGTTCTCATCTCCTGAGAAATTCATTAATAAAGACTTGAGCAAAAGAGTCCATGGACTCCACTGGCACAGATGCTTGCATGCCCCACACCCCATTTCAAGAGTGCCTTTGTAGTTCAGCAATTAATGGGAAACATAACAAGTGTTCATGCATTTTGCATTAAGCCAGGACAGTTCTTACTTACTGCCTCTGGGAAATTGCAGAAGCGCTTTTGCAGGGGAAGTTCACTTGCGCATTTCCCTGAATAGACAAACAAATGACAGGGTCATTGAAAACAAAACTTCAGTGTATTTAAATTCCACCCCTTTTCATTAGTGACCAAGTTCGAGCTGTGTGGTGCTCAAACATGATTTTGGTTACACGAATAGTCATGTAGCTTGTGCTTACAACATCAGGAACTAGCTAGATGTTATGGGCATTGAAGTTGCaatgaccccaaatttcactgtaccaattggtgcatgtgacaataaatgtctctcgaATCTCTTGAATACCCATTTGAAGTGGCATGCATCACTAGGCTCGAGAAATAATCTATTACAAAAGTGAAATGTTGACAGATCACCAAACGTGTACAAATACCCTTGAGGAATAAATCTCAACTTAAAAACAAATGGTGGAACGTTTAGTAAGATTATTGCGACACTTAAAATCAATCCCCTTGCATGCCATTTCAATTAAGGCAGAACCACGGTTGCTCCAGACTGGAGGGATATGTACTTCAGGCCTAACTTTATAAAGTTAACTTGAAATGGCAGGAAACGGAAAATAAATAATTGGTGGATTGAATTTAGATTGGAGATGGGTAAGGTGTTCCCTTTATGTAACAGTTTTAAACCTAGTTAACCAAAAGTGCTCTTGGACAAGGGGACCGGGAGCATGATCAGTTGAAGTGTctaatttttattttgtaaacattgatttttgaatctcacctATTGCTCCAACAATACAGTCACTATTCAGCTTAAGACAGTGATCTGGATAATGCTGCCTGTACTACTTCACCCCACAATCTAcctaccgtatttcccagcaatgaaaacGCTATTTTTAATCCTAAAATAAGGCCAGAAAATGtatctgcgtcttggaggccgaagttTAGATtcttagccaagaaagatagacttgggccaaatcgcttttaaaacatggggaggggggCACAATGAGGCCCAGCATCTAggacaggggtgggcaacctccGGTCCACGGGCCGAATCCAGAATCCGTAACTCGAAATCATCCGGACCTCAGGcgtttttttttcttcccccaaTTAGTTtttgcgacctgggaactgcagccagtcccggggcacgcaggcaacCTGGGCGCCTCAGCCAGACCTGCCAGCTGACTTGGGCattacagccagacctggggcgctacagccagtctcgTGGCATGCAGGCAACCTGGGAACAGCAGCCATACCTGGGGCAAGCAAGCCGACCTGGCTGTAACCTAGTGTAGagtcccatacactagcaccatctgacacactagggataatttacaattatattttgGGATaagctactgggcggaaggctggctgctccatcacgggctctctctctctcaccccgttATGTGATCTCCCCGAGCCAGGAGGTCCCCGACCCTCAGACCTAAACTGCACAGCGCATTGTGGGATAggcgaagatggaggctccctggtcctcattgcctccttgaaggagtttcacatcttcctttctactgactaagccaaacccttgatcctgttcccatcagccttttttcaaaatatagcaactcaaaatgggggtgcgtcttcgacgcaggtgcgtctgcattgccgggaaatacggtacataATCATGCCCAATATCATTCCACCTCAGTCCAATATCAGACCATGTTGTAGCAGTAAATAACTTTGAATCCTGAGCTTTGCATCATTTCATTACAGGCAACTCAACACAGCAGGTTTCAGGTTTAAAATTTAACTATCAGAATGGTGGAAATATGGCCAAATGCTCCTAATTTCCCCACCCATCCTGACAGTAAAGTGTACACAGCATATAACGGTAAAATACAGACAGTGACTTCACTATACAGATTATTAAGACATATATACAATGATGAACCAGCCACATGTCGTCTCCTGGTCAGCAGTTCTCTTCATTCCCTTGGACGGCTGCACATTGCTCCTTTGACTGCCAGAAACGGGAAAGGCTGTCCATGGCCATTTATGCAGCTTCCTTTGGTTTCCAAAATACAAACTCCTGTGTGTTCCCATCAACCGTCAAGTGGTTTGCCCAGATATACCATAGTCACTTCAGTATTTCCATAAACCGCAGACACTGCTGGATAAAGACACCCTTTGGGCAAGCCTCGGAAAGCTACGCCGAGGAACTCATAGCCTCGTTCAAATGCTAAAGTCTTGTCTTCCATGTCAAGAATGACACGTATTCTTTCCCCAATCTGTAAAAGGAAAACAGCAAAAGTTTTAACAGCAGAGAACTTTGGATTCAATATATTTAAAATTCATTTCTAAATAGAGAACTCGCCCAAGAATGTCCACATACAGCCATGAAAAAGTCATTTGAGATTTGCATATACATTACACTGACAGATTCGTGATCCTGTAAGGCTGAACTCCTTTGTGCGCTAATCTAACTCACTTTGATAGTAAGATCCACTCTCTAGGAAAGAAATCCCTTCAACATTCCCAGCTGCATTTATTTGTGGCCTTGTAGAACTGATCCCTCCACAGCACATTGCTCTTTGTATATGAGCCACTCAGTGCATCCATTAGCATATCATGGAGAAAAGAACAGCTTTATCAGGTTTATCTTCTGGTTATAATTTCATAATTCTATCATAATCTTGGTGAATCCCTTCTGCAGCTAATCCCGCACTTCTAAATCATTCTATTATTACTGAAATCAGCCGCCACTGTTCTTCTTAAAGATAAATTCAGCATGGTCAATGAATTGATAGAAATCGTCATCTTATTTCACATCCAGCTGTATTATTGGATCCTGTACCCTGCAAAGTAGACTTTACTTGGAATTTAAATgctcaacatttattttaaatgagcaGCTGTTAAAGCAGAGAAGTTTACAGTAAAATAAAAAACAGCTGCACTAGTttagttattattgtcatgtgtacagaggtacagtgaaaacctcttgtttgcgtgctatccagtcaaagagtatacatgattacaatcaagcacacATCCATAATGTATACAAAAGATAGtgtacaatatttagtgcaagataatgtgcaAGATTAcaaatagttcaaaggtctccaatgagatagatggaagATCCCTGTAGGGACACCCGTTACATCTCCtatggttgcagaggaaagtacctgagAATGGAAAGGGATGAGTTGCAGAAAGAATGGTCACTGTGGAAAGGGTGGGAGGACATAATTGGTAGTTGGATCATGTTGTAGGTGGTGGAAACATCAAAGAATGATATATTGGATGTGGACAATGGTGGGGCGAAAGGAGAGGACTAGGGGAAATATCCTTGCTACATCTGGAGAGAGGGAGAACCAGAACAGATATTCAGAACACAGGGGAGACATGAGTATGGCCTTCATCCACAATAGCAAAGGGAAAACACGTTTAATAAAGATAGAGGACCTCAGATATCctagagtggaaagcctcatcatGGGTGCAGATGCAGAGAAGATGGAGACATTGAGAGTAAATCcttgcaagaagcagggtgggagaatctgtagtcagggtaatggtggaagcaagttggtttatagtagatgtcaatCCAAGTTTTTCCCATGTGATGGAGACAGGGATATCGAGAAAGGGAAGAGCGTTATCAGAAATAGTCCAAGTAAATATGAGGGACAGGTAGGGGTTAGTAAAGTTGACAAAGTAATAAGCGAGGCAGGTTTTGATTGGCAGGCGAGTGGAGAAGTGACAAAcattagaggtgaaaaggagacaaaggatgATAGATAAGTGGAGAAGACCAGTGAAATATTGGAAGGGGATGTGGAGGAGGGGAATGAAGAATAAAAAGGAAATTAGGAAGGCTGGGAAGAGAGATGGGTGcatgaaggaggggaaaggagcagtttGACAGAGCGAGTGCAAGAAATTGATGCACACCGAATTTACGGGGACACAGGGAGAGAAGGGAGTCTTGGGGCATATTACATGAAATTGGAAAATcgaatgttcatacctttggtttataagctacccaaggagAACACAAGGTGCAGTTCCTCTAGTTTGCGCGttgccttactctgacaatgtaggaggCAAGGATCAAAAAGTCAGGTTGGGGACAGTTAAAACAGTCAACAATCAGGAGATCCAGAAGGCCCTAATGAACCAGGCTcatgtgttcagtgaaatggttgcctagtctcgccgatgtaaaggtcACATCACAAGTGCGGAATGATTTAAAGATCTCCAAGCAACATTGTTTATATTAAAAAATGCTGGGACAACAAATACCACAATTCATTAGAAAAGTGACAGGTTCGCAGAAACACCATCAAACTGGAGCCGGGAGATGCTGAACTGCAGGTAATAAACTATAATTTCACACTTTGTACTTGGGATAGGTACAGAAATACAAATCAATTTTCCATGACTGTTGGTGCTCGATATCTCTATTGTGAGGACTGGCCATGTGCTTTCTGTTCATTGATAAAATGGTTCATATTTGTGAAGATGTTTTGGTTTATTCTACGGCAGTAACATATCAATTCTATCAATTCCACACATtaataacaggaacatgcatttaTTTAACTGGAAAAATGAGCTCAATGGCAGTATCCAAAGGGACCATTCAATCAGACTTGGGTTTTAAAGACAAAAAGATTGAATTTGAAAATAACTCAAGTAGCCCTCCATAAATATGTCCACATGTGACATGTGACATTAGCTGAGAATTTGTAAGACTGGGGAAAACAACGAGTCTCTCAAAGGATATCCTCTTTAAATAGTCAGCACCAGAATGATAGGCTTTATAGTACCCTTTGTGTTATATCATATTAAATCAGCATCGGGCAgacaaaaatagaaaaaaaaaacgcAGAAAGAGATAATAAGCACGTCCAGCCAATGGCTGAAGCAGAAAATCATGactgggaaagagggagaagagaATTCTGTAGCCAGTAACCAGGCTACAGAATTCAAAACATAGAACACCAACAAACAGCAGCAGTGAAAACTGACAAATGTTAATCAAGCATTAATGGTTAAATATTACAAACATTATTTTCATAACATGAAAAGAGCAAAGTACCAACCGACAGGGAGAAATATACGCGTATTTATTATTCATGACTCGTTTAAAAGCCAGTTTAACATCAAAGACATTGTTTAATGAGATCAAGCAAGTCGCTTCACCCATCACCGATCAGTTACAATATGGATCTCGATTATTAGAGGAAAACAAAAAGGAAGAAACGATTTGCTATTGTGCAATTTGCTATTGCTTCTTGTGTCGCTAGAGGGGCAAAATCTGGCGTGTTGACGAGTTAAGGACCCCTACAAGCTGCAGAGATTcagatacattttgatttcacccaaCTGGAATGGTTCAATTTCCCATCTCTCGAACATAAATTCTGCTTTTATTGAGACTACATGCCTTCCTCCCCTAGCCCCTTCCAACGTCCAGTACTACACCCCAGTCCTTCTCACTGCCCAATGTACCTGGTACTTGGGCGCGTTGTTGCACTGCGGGAAGCTGCCGGCCGAATCGCCGCCGTGTAAGAGGTTGTTATCCACCAGGTTCCAGCCCCAGCTCTGGTCGTCGCCACCTAGAAGGGCCACGTAGCCCTGACACTGGAGCGGGGCGCGCTTGGTTGCCACGCCGATGACAGCCACTGTGCCGAGGGGGCCCTCCCACCAGATCTCCCAGACGTGGCGGCCCTCGCTGAAGCCAATGTGGGCCCGGGCGCCGTCCGTACTCTGTGCGATGGGGTTGCGGTGCAGCGTGAAGCCGTTGCGCTTGATGTAGACGTTGCGGGAGCAGTCGGCGGCGCTCCAGGCATAGCGCAGGGCCCGGGCCTTGGCCTTGTAACTGCTCACGTTGCATAGGATGTCGGAGCCGAGCGCCTCCTCGCTCAGCATTCGGCAGCATACACTCCGCCACACCtcgctgttctcgtccgcctccAGGCAGCGGTGCCAGTGGCGGCACACCAAGCCGCAGCTCAGCAGGTCGGGTAGTTCCAGGTAGGAGAGCAACAGCTCCAACACCCGGGCCGGCAGCTTACCCGCCGCCATCTTGACTTGGCGCCGCCCGGCGTCACGACGCACGTGGCCCGGCGTCTGACGTCACGACACCCGGCGAATGGCACTGTCTTGGGGAGGGTGGACCCCGGGCACTAGACGTGTGACCCGGCGTCTGACGTCACGACACCCGGCGGATGGCACGGTGTAGCATGGAGATACCCATGGGTGCAGATCCATAAGAATCTGAACAAGGatcgcgacccaaaacatcacccatcaatgttctccagcgatgttgcctgacccgctgagttactatagtCCTGTGTGCCTTTGTTGTAAACccgtgtctgcagttccttgtttctgcagatatagttccctgaaagaggTGTTTGGTACAGTTTCCTTTATCGGTCGgggtattgagtacaagagttgggacatcatgttacagctgtgcaAGATATTGGTAAAGCTACATTTGGCATTATGTGTGcagttagacatagaaacatagaaaataggtgcaggagtagggcattcggcccttcgagcctgcaccgccattcaatatgatcatggctgatcatccaactcagtatcctgttcctgccttctctccataccccctgatccctttagccataagggccacat
This sequence is a window from Leucoraja erinacea ecotype New England chromosome 14, Leri_hhj_1, whole genome shotgun sequence. Protein-coding genes within it:
- the fbxo45 gene encoding F-box/SPRY domain-containing protein 1; the protein is MAAGKLPARVLELLLSYLELPDLLSCGLVCRHWHRCLEADENSEVWRSVCCRMLSEEALGSDILCNVSSYKAKARALRYAWSAADCSRNVYIKRNGFTLHRNPIAQSTDGARAHIGFSEGRHVWEIWWEGPLGTVAVIGVATKRAPLQCQGYVALLGGDDQSWGWNLVDNNLLHGGDSAGSFPQCNNAPKYQIGERIRVILDMEDKTLAFERGYEFLGVAFRGLPKGCLYPAVSAVYGNTEVTMVYLGKPLDG